A part of Strix aluco isolate bStrAlu1 chromosome 21, bStrAlu1.hap1, whole genome shotgun sequence genomic DNA contains:
- the TRIM47 gene encoding E3 ubiquitin-protein ligase TRIM47, translating to METAPGSAPPSSAVALRLALAAPGLPDGPFGCPICLDLLKDPVTVPCGHNFCQGCLGALRQRPGPPDGSGGAGGAARCPLCQEPVPAALRLRKNRALCEVLPLLAAAAAGSSPPSPAASSPMAPGAEEEDAAGEEGAAVLCDVCPAGSRVAAARSCLVCLASFCGAHLEPHRRAPAFRAHRLVAPLRRLEEGLCPRHLQPLDGFCRAEQTCVCARCRAHEHRAHDVVPLEQEREHKEAQQAKFLSDVENEMEELTVTIAQAKKMVELIKGAATKEREGVEKLFAEASKVLATFQKEVTGFIEEGERSMLGEAEADLRWKEERRAKLAQCKQNLENVPGTDTIYFLQEFQALKVAMEENLSPSLSFQNELNFTKCTQAVSAMKDVLSAACKSQWDHLQGKATDGLSFQEMEEAESRFPDKSNNPACRESRDYFLKFAFIIDLDSDTADKFIQLFGTKGAKRVLCPIPYPESPTRFINCEQVLGVNLMNRGNYYWEVELIDGWVSIGVIAEDFNPQESYNRGRLGRNEKSCCLQWNGQNYVAWFGGFESVIQQPFFHTIGVFLEYSEKALTFYGVKDSKMTCLQQLKVSHLAKGQFDPFQNKINNKFTSLFLCKLKPAFFLESVDAHLQIGPLKKDCVSVLKRR from the exons ATGGAGACCGCGCCCGGGAGCGCCCCGCCGTCCTCCGCCGTGGCGTTGCGGCTGGCGCTGGCGGCTCCGGGGCTGCCCGACGGCCCTTTCGGCTGCCCCATCTGCCTCGACCTCCTGAAGGACCCGGTGACGGTGCCGTGCGGGCACAACTTCTGCCAGGGCTGCCTTGGGGCACTCCGCCAGCGGCCGGGCCCCCCCgacggcagcggcggggcgggcggggctgcccgctgcccgctcTGCCAGGAGCCCGTCCCCGCAGCCTTGCGGCTCCGCAAAAACCGCGCCCTCTGCGAGGTGCTGCCGCTgctggcggccgccgccgccggttcgtcccctccatccccagccgCCTCATCCCCGATGGCACCGGGAGCCGAGGAGGAAGATGCGGCGGGGGAGGAAGGAGCGGCGGTGCTCTGCGACGTGTGCCCGGCGGGGTCGCGGGTGGCGGCGGCGCGGTCGTGCCTGGTGTGCCTGGCCTCCTTCTGCGGGGCCCACCTGGAGCCCCACCGCCGGGCCCCCGCCTTCCGCGCCCACCGCCTGGTCGCCCCGCTGCGGCGGCTGGAGGAGGGTCTCTGTCCCCGCCACCTCCAGCCCCTCGACGGCTTCTGCCGCGCCGAGCAAACCTGCGTCTGTGCCCGCTGCCGCGCCCACGAGCATCGCGCCCACGATGTGGTGCCCCTCGAGCAGGAGCGGGAGCACAAGGAG GCCCAACAAGCCAAATTCCTCAGCGATGTGGAGAACGAGATGGAAGAGCTGACAGTCACCATTGCACAGGCCAAGAAGATGGTGGAGCTCATTAAG GGTGCTGCCAcgaaggagagggaaggagttGAGAAGCTCTTTGCAGAAGCCTCCAAGGTCCTGGCGACCTTCCAGAAGGAGGTGACCGGTTTCATCGAGGAGGGGGAGCGCTCCATGCTGGGGGAGGCTGAGGCCGATCTCCGCTGGAAGGAGGAGAGACGAGCGAAGCTGGCCCAGTGCAAGCAAAACCTGGAGAACGTCCCCGGCACTGACACCATCTACTTCCTCCAG GAATTTCAGGCCTTAAAAGTAGCCATGGAAGAAAACCTCTCCCCGTCTCTGAGCTTCCAGAACGAGCTGAACTTCACCAAATGCACCCAAGCCGTGAGTGCCATGAAGGATGTGCTGTCCGCTGCCTGCAAAAGCCAGTGGGACCACTTGCAGGGGAAAGCAACTGATGGGCTGAGCTTCCAGGAGATGGAGGAAG ctgaGTCCCGATTTCCAGACAAGTCAAACAATCCCGCCTGCCGGGAGAGCCGTGATTACTTCCTGAAAT TTGCCTTCATCATTGACCTGGACAGTGACACGGCCGACAAGTTCATCCAGCTGTTTGGCACCAAAGGGGCCAAGCGGGTGCTGTGCCCCATCCCCTACCCGGAGAGCCCGACCCGGTTTATCAACTGCGAGCAGGTGCTGGGTGTGAACCTCATGAACAGGGGCAACTACTACTGGGAGGTGGAGCTCATCGATGGCTGGGTCAGCATTGGCGTCATCGCTGAGGACTTCAACCCCCAGGAGTCCTACAACCGTGGGCGCCTGGGGCGGAACGAGAaatcctgctgcctgcagtggaACGGACAGAACTACGTGGCCTGGTTTGGTGGCTTTGAGTCTGTCATCCAGCAGCCGTTTTTTCACACAATTGGGGTCTTCCTGGAGTATTCAGAGAAGGCCCTGACCTTCTATGGAGTCAAGGACTCCAAGAtgacctgcctgcagcagctcaaGGTCTCCCATCTTGCCAAGGGTCAGTTTGACCCGTTCCAGAACAAGATCAACAACAAattcacttctcttttcttatgCAAGCTGAAACCAGCCTTCTTCCTGGAAAGCGTCGATGCCCACCTGCAGATTGGGCCACTGAAGAAAGATTGCGTTTCGGTGCTAAAGCGTAGGTAA
- the TRIM65 gene encoding E3 ubiquitin-protein ligase TRIM65: MASAISQKLEEKLVCSICLELFRVPVTLPCGHNFCKRCISDHWHKQEQEPPGAKKGYTCPECRRGFEQRPELEKNVTLYSVVELARDGEARVSGTEGSEVAHGELCPQHGRPLELYCEDERQCICCVCTVRQCQQHRRVLFEEERFKKQALLKESLEKAQEESERIERVMQELEERTCSIKDSSEGVKSVILSKFALLRKALEDFQWQTVARIEQEQATALGHVEEDWSFLKDRLDVLGQHRERAQGLLACPDHRTFLQEFPLLPALESPEALLPVEFDVAAVIKPIDEILANISRLLLEDLPSSVAPKAPDPTGQGPVHPQELAVKVVAPLPVCQIRAELLKDHRNLTFDPKTANKYLELSKGNRKAKHGPSAICGWQEQGPRFEPWQVMCTQVYGHGHHYWEVKISSHSVILGVTYRGLPWEWQQGHKFNIGLDGGSWGLQVREDCYLAWHKGQAKKIQEQLYKNLGVSLDYGKGLLSFYGLGEKIQLIHSFHNVFTQPLIPVFWLCEGRAMTLCRRD, encoded by the exons ATGGCATCAGCCATCTCGCAGAAGCTGGAGGAGAAGCTGGTGTGCTCCATCTGCCTGGAGCTGTTCAGAGTGCCCGTGACCTTGCCCTGCGGGCACAATTTCTGCAAGCGCTGCATCAGCGACCACTGGCACAAGCAAGAGCAGGAGCCTCCCGGGGCCAAGAAGGGGTACACGTGCCCCGAGTGCCGCAGGGGCTTTGAGCAGCGCCCGGAGCTGGAGAAGAATGTCACCCTGTACAGCGTGGTGGAGCTGGCGCGGGATGGCGAGGCGCGGGTCTCGGGCACAGAGGGGTCTGAGGTGGCCCACGGCGAGCTGTGCCCGCAGCATGGGCGCCCACTGGAGCTGTACTGCGAGGACGAGCGGCAGTGCATCTGCTGTGTCTGCACCGTGCGGCAGTGCCAGCAGCACCGGCGGGTGCTCTTCGAGGAGGAACGCTTTAAAAAGCAG GCTCTTTTGAAAGAGTCCCTGGAAAAAGCCCAGGAAGAATCAGAGAGGATTGAACGGGTGatgcaggagctggaggagcgAACGTGCAGCATCAAG GACTCCTCCGAGGGGGTCAAATCGGTGATTCTGAGCAAATTTGCCCTCCTGAGGAAAGCCCTGGAGGATTTCCAGTGGCAGACAGTGGCCAGGATTGAGCAAGAGCAGGCAACAGCGCTGGGGCATGTGGAGGAGGACTGGAGCTTCCTGAAGGACCGTCTGGATGTCCTCGGCCAGCACAGGGAGAGGGCTCAGGGGCTGCTGGCCTGCCCTGACCACAGGACCTTCCTCCAG GAGTTCCCCCTGCTCCCGGCTCTGGAGAGCCCAGAAGCGCTGCTGCCCGTGGAGTTTGATGTAGCTGCTGTGATCAAGCCCATCGATGAGATCCTTGCCAACATCTCCAGGCTCCTGCTGGAGGACCTGCCCAGCTCGGTGGCCCCCAAAGCCCCCGACCCCACTGGCCAAG GCCCAGTGCATCCCCAGGAGCTGGCGGTGAAGGTGGTGGCTCCTCTCCCCGTGTGCCAGATCCGAGCGGAGCTTCTGAAGG ACCACCGCAACCTGACCTTCGATCCCAAGACAGCCAACAAGTACCTGGAGCTGTCGAAAGGTAACCGGAAAGCCAAACACGGCCCCAGTGCCATCTGCGGGTGGCAGGAGCAGGGACCCCGCTTCGAGCCCTGGCAGGTGATGTGCACGCAGGTCTACGGCCATGGCCACCACTACTGGGAGGTGAAGATCTCCAGCCACTCTGTCATCCTGGGGGTGACCTACCGTGGTCTCCCCTGGGAGTGGCAGCAGGGCCACAAGTTCAACATCGGCCTGGACGGGGGCTCGTGGGGGCTGCAGGTGCGGGAGGATTGCTACCTGGCCTGGCACAAGGGCCAGGCAAAGAAAATCCAGGAGCAGCTATATAAGAACCTGGGGGTCAGCCTGGACTATGGTAAGGGGCTCCTCTCCTTCTACGGCCTCGGGGAGAAGATACAGCTCATCCACTCCTTCCACAATGTCTTCACCCAGCCCCTCATTCCTGTCTTCTGGCTGTGCGAGGGGCGAGCGATGACGCTGTGCCGGAGGGACTGA